One window of Chamaesiphon minutus PCC 6605 genomic DNA carries:
- a CDS encoding cytochrome P450: MRHSLIELRLQDGAEHRASRKLILPMFHHQAIASYFDTIQAVVTETVANWGKLGTISLEKEMRKLTLAIAVRTFLGSEKTEEIDRVSQWYVTLVNSLNGMVKWDNPLTFYGRGQAARRKIADYIRQIIKDRIELGDLEKSKDVIGFLMSIVDEDGNKFTENQIINQAIGFLFAAHETTSSLMSWLMFELGNRPKWRKKLRAELQQVAGNEPLKLQHLRQLPQLSNVLKEGERLYPPVHALSRAVVEDIEYAGYIIPAGWYVVIFPSMTHRMPEIYKDPESFDPDRFAPPRQEDKKYPYSLIGFGGGAHSCIGMDFANMEMKIILSTLLQNYDWTVTPTIAEILPVRKAFSMQKKLIATFGSIDS, translated from the coding sequence ATGAGGCATAGCCTCATCGAACTCAGGTTGCAAGATGGTGCAGAGCATCGCGCCAGTCGGAAGCTAATTTTGCCGATGTTCCATCATCAAGCGATCGCCTCTTACTTTGACACGATTCAGGCGGTTGTCACCGAAACAGTGGCAAATTGGGGCAAGCTGGGCACGATTAGCCTAGAAAAAGAGATGCGAAAACTAACACTAGCGATCGCTGTCAGGACTTTTTTGGGGAGCGAAAAAACGGAAGAAATCGATCGAGTATCCCAGTGGTATGTCACGCTGGTAAATAGTCTCAATGGCATGGTGAAGTGGGATAATCCCCTGACTTTTTACGGACGCGGACAAGCGGCGCGGCGCAAAATTGCTGACTATATTCGGCAGATTATTAAAGATAGAATCGAGCTGGGAGATTTAGAGAAATCCAAAGATGTCATCGGCTTTTTGATGAGTATCGTCGATGAAGATGGGAATAAGTTTACCGAAAACCAAATTATCAATCAAGCGATCGGATTCTTATTTGCCGCCCATGAAACCACATCGAGCCTGATGAGTTGGTTGATGTTTGAACTGGGCAATCGTCCCAAATGGCGAAAAAAGTTACGCGCCGAACTGCAACAAGTGGCGGGTAACGAGCCATTAAAACTCCAACATCTCCGCCAACTCCCTCAACTGAGTAATGTCCTCAAAGAAGGCGAACGTCTCTATCCACCAGTTCACGCGCTGAGTCGCGCGGTAGTCGAAGATATCGAATATGCGGGATATATTATTCCGGCTGGATGGTATGTTGTGATTTTTCCCAGCATGACTCATCGAATGCCAGAAATTTATAAAGATCCAGAGTCATTCGATCCAGACAGATTTGCGCCCCCGCGTCAGGAAGATAAGAAATACCCTTACTCTCTCATCGGTTTTGGTGGCGGTGCCCATAGTTGCATCGGCATGGACTTTGCCAATATGGAGATGAAGATAATTCTCTCTACTTTGCTGCAAAATTATGATTGGACAGTAACCCCTACCATTGCGGAAATTTTGCCAGTCCGCAAAGCGTTTAGTATGCAGAAAAAGTTAATAGCTACATTTGGATCGATCGATTCATGA
- a CDS encoding IS982 family transposase, which yields MDLTELFCEIDDFCQDWLATFSSISFPANGNSLPKRCGLSLSEVMTISIHFHQSSYRTFKDYYLKNVCQNLTDYFPKLVSYNRMVELMPNVLIACLYYLNSRQGKVTGISFVDSTAIPVCHPKRIKRNKVFKETAKLSKSSMGWYFGFKLHLIINDCGEILSCKITPGNVDDRTHLPSMTQGISGKIFGDKGYIKKELFEELLNKGLQLITPLKSNMKNKLILMDDKISLRKRSLIETVNDQLKNICYLVHSRHRSLHNFMLNLITALIAYTHQPKKPSLKLDEPAQNFFSIVPI from the coding sequence ATGGACTTAACCGAACTATTTTGTGAAATAGATGATTTCTGCCAAGATTGGCTGGCAACTTTTTCATCAATATCTTTCCCTGCCAACGGTAATAGCTTACCAAAACGCTGCGGCCTATCACTGAGCGAGGTCATGACTATTTCTATTCATTTCCATCAGTCAAGCTATCGAACATTTAAGGATTATTACCTCAAAAATGTTTGTCAAAACTTAACTGATTATTTTCCAAAATTGGTTAGTTACAATAGAATGGTGGAGTTGATGCCAAATGTTTTAATAGCTTGCCTTTATTATCTCAACTCTCGTCAAGGTAAGGTGACTGGAATTAGTTTCGTGGATAGCACGGCTATTCCAGTTTGTCACCCAAAAAGAATTAAAAGAAATAAGGTTTTCAAAGAAACTGCCAAGCTGAGTAAGAGTTCTATGGGATGGTACTTTGGATTCAAGCTTCATTTAATTATTAATGATTGCGGAGAGATATTAAGCTGCAAAATCACACCTGGCAATGTCGATGACCGCACACATTTGCCATCAATGACACAGGGAATATCAGGAAAAATATTTGGAGACAAAGGATATATTAAGAAAGAACTATTTGAAGAATTATTAAATAAAGGATTGCAGCTAATTACGCCACTAAAATCTAATATGAAAAACAAGCTCATCTTGATGGATGACAAAATATCACTTCGGAAACGCTCGCTGATTGAAACGGTAAATGACCAGTTAAAAAATATTTGTTATTTAGTCCATTCTCGCCATCGGAGCTTGCATAATTTCATGCTAAATCTGATTACAGCATTAATTGCTTATACTCATCAACCTAAAAAGCCGAGTTTGAAGCTAGATGAGCCTGCTCAAAACTTCTTTAGTATTGTTCCTATTTAG
- a CDS encoding TetR family transcriptional regulator yields MSSDRTLRRQPQQQRGKQRVEKILLAAAEVFAEAGFAAATIQQIADRANTAVGSIYQFFPDKLAIFQALLSEHMQQQEILETNFFAADLNRPLMQLIGEYIDTLACYFERPIPRCIALQDYLQPIAGLSNLVEDMPEQLSISLKRHANFYRQRNPNLSEAKSELLTEVAHNMSNSLFLSALKSDATHRQEIYAEIKDVLYGYLNPHIGDHLLPVSNQLMICPDCQSDRVAKNGRQQGKQRYICRGCGRQFLDRYTPRGYPLDVRQRCLALHAQGVGFREIERQTGVDCNTVINWVKNLQAPSG; encoded by the coding sequence TTGTCAAGTGATCGAACTCTTCGTCGCCAACCCCAGCAACAACGCGGGAAACAGCGCGTAGAGAAGATTCTCCTTGCCGCTGCGGAAGTTTTCGCCGAGGCAGGATTTGCAGCAGCCACGATCCAACAAATCGCCGATCGAGCCAATACTGCTGTCGGTTCGATTTACCAATTTTTCCCAGATAAATTAGCGATTTTCCAAGCTCTGCTTTCAGAGCACATGCAGCAGCAAGAAATCTTGGAGACAAATTTTTTTGCTGCCGATCTGAATCGCCCACTTATGCAACTGATCGGCGAATATATCGATACCCTAGCTTGCTACTTTGAACGGCCTATTCCGCGCTGTATCGCCTTACAAGACTATTTACAGCCGATCGCTGGACTGTCTAATCTAGTTGAAGACATGCCAGAGCAACTATCGATATCATTGAAAAGACATGCCAATTTTTATCGACAACGCAACCCTAATTTGAGCGAAGCCAAAAGTGAATTACTTACGGAAGTTGCTCACAATATGTCAAATAGCTTGTTTCTGAGTGCGCTCAAGAGTGATGCAACACACCGCCAGGAAATTTATGCCGAAATCAAGGATGTGCTCTACGGCTATCTCAATCCGCACATCGGCGACCATTTACTCCCAGTGTCTAATCAATTGATGATATGCCCCGACTGTCAGAGCGATCGAGTGGCGAAGAACGGTCGCCAGCAAGGCAAACAACGTTATATATGTAGAGGATGTGGGCGGCAATTCCTCGATCGATACACGCCTAGAGGATATCCTCTAGACGTTAGACAGAGGTGCCTCGCTCTCCATGCGCAGGGAGTCGGCTTTCGGGAAATCGAGCGTCAGACGGGGGTAGATTGCAATACGGTGATTAATTGGGTGAAAAATCTTCAAGCACCTAGTGGGTAA
- a CDS encoding IS4 family transposase, with protein MSMKDVRLKQRLITLVEQLSCKPTESIPLACGNWAKTKAAYRFWDNKKVDFNEIIAAGQLSTLDRMKDEEIILAIQDPTDLDFTHHPHTQGLGHLEAAYLRGIKVHTTLAVSGEGVPLGVLGQEIWTRDLETIGKKHKRKQKETSEKESQRWLTAQQQTVINTQGKQKIITVADRAADIFDLFSQASNNNGDFLIRACHNRRVESELSYLIPTIEAAPIAGEMNVEIKRNSHSAARIARLNIQFMSMTIYQPANRTIAQSLPPVTVNVILATETDFPPFLVSAS; from the coding sequence CTGTCGATGAAAGATGTGCGGCTGAAGCAGAGATTAATTACTTTAGTAGAACAACTAAGTTGTAAACCAACTGAAAGTATCCCACTGGCTTGCGGAAACTGGGCAAAGACCAAAGCTGCATATCGATTTTGGGACAATAAAAAAGTGGATTTCAACGAAATTATTGCCGCTGGTCAATTAAGTACGCTAGACAGAATGAAAGATGAGGAAATCATCTTAGCTATTCAAGATCCAACGGATCTAGATTTTACACACCATCCACACACTCAAGGACTAGGACATCTAGAGGCAGCTTATTTACGCGGAATCAAGGTACATACAACACTAGCCGTCAGCGGTGAGGGCGTTCCCTTGGGTGTACTAGGACAAGAAATTTGGACTAGAGATCTTGAGACAATTGGTAAAAAGCACAAAAGAAAACAGAAAGAAACTAGTGAAAAAGAAAGTCAAAGATGGTTGACAGCCCAGCAACAAACAGTCATTAATACTCAGGGTAAACAGAAAATTATTACTGTAGCAGACCGAGCAGCAGACATTTTTGATTTATTCAGTCAAGCCAGTAATAACAATGGTGATTTTCTGATTCGTGCCTGTCATAATCGGAGAGTTGAGAGTGAGTTATCCTATCTAATTCCGACGATTGAGGCGGCACCGATTGCGGGTGAAATGAATGTGGAGATTAAGCGAAATTCTCATAGTGCCGCAAGAATTGCCAGACTCAATATTCAGTTCATGAGTATGACTATTTATCAACCAGCGAATCGGACAATTGCCCAGTCATTGCCACCAGTAACAGTCAATGTCATCTTAGCGACAGAGACTGATTTCCCGCCGTTTCTTGTGAGTGCATCTTAG
- a CDS encoding metallophosphoesterase family protein, with amino-acid sequence MFNFFQSKNSIKPRQFAIGDVHGHYDGMLQLINFCKIAPEDRVYFLGDVIDRGPKSAQVVKWIRERNYPCLMGNHEVMLLTSLNHGKIDEMSLRHWLPSGGDTTLESYGDGGIPADDMKWFASLPSYLDLGNVFLVHAGVDPFRSLDKQNNEQFCWIREKFLSNQFPYFPDKTIITGHTITFTLPGVRPGEVAQGPGWLNIETGAYHRKSGWMTALDITNALVYQVNVFSGKQRKQPLDRVVKEVEPTRVKF; translated from the coding sequence ATGTTTAACTTTTTTCAATCGAAGAATAGCATTAAACCCCGACAGTTTGCCATCGGTGACGTCCACGGTCATTACGATGGGATGCTGCAACTGATTAATTTTTGTAAGATCGCGCCAGAAGATCGGGTGTATTTTTTGGGCGATGTCATCGATCGTGGCCCCAAAAGCGCGCAGGTAGTCAAGTGGATTCGGGAGCGCAACTATCCCTGCCTGATGGGCAATCATGAAGTGATGTTATTGACATCACTCAATCATGGCAAAATCGATGAAATGTCACTACGCCATTGGTTACCATCTGGCGGCGACACCACATTGGAAAGCTATGGCGATGGTGGGATTCCAGCAGACGACATGAAATGGTTTGCCAGTCTGCCCTCTTATCTCGATTTAGGCAATGTATTTCTAGTCCATGCGGGAGTCGATCCATTTCGATCGCTCGATAAGCAAAATAACGAGCAATTTTGCTGGATTAGAGAAAAGTTTTTGAGCAATCAATTTCCCTATTTTCCCGACAAAACCATCATTACCGGACACACAATTACCTTCACGCTCCCCGGTGTCCGACCTGGAGAAGTCGCTCAAGGTCCCGGCTGGCTAAATATCGAAACTGGTGCCTATCACCGCAAAAGCGGCTGGATGACCGCCCTAGATATTACAAATGCCCTGGTCTACCAGGTCAATGTGTTTTCCGGAAAACAGCGCAAACAACCGCTCGATCGAGTCGTTAAAGAGGTAGAACCGACGCGGGTGAAGTTTTAA